Genomic segment of Hydractinia symbiolongicarpus strain clone_291-10 chromosome 5, HSymV2.1, whole genome shotgun sequence:
ACGGTCAGTCATATCCCAATTTGTAAGGCCCAAATTTGCCTTATGGTTACCCTGTAAGATATATGgtcaaattttgataaaaagcaAGTCCAACTTGTGTTTATTTAAAACCCACAAACACTAACTGGAGTTAAGAATTGGTCGGACACCGATCTTTCCAGGGCGTAAATTAAGCCTAAGTGCCGAAAAAGCCTTAGCCCAAAATCTACATCGTCAATTTTTGGTACACAGTCACgcaataaatgtaaaaaaagattatAGAAAAACTGACGGTGGTAAGTACAAGTCAGAAAACGATCTTTTTAGGAGGTATCGTTTAGAAGGTATCGTTCTGCAAAATATACAAACATACCAAGCCACGTGATATTTTGTTGGGAGGGTATCTTCGTTGAGCGCTTTAATGTAATCATAGATGTTCTTGCTCTCCTccattgttgaaaaaaattcacaagTGTCAAGTTCAGATCCTTCCACCAAAGACGGATTCGTCGTATAGagctatcaaaaaaaaaaaaaggtccATCAGCTTGCTTTGGCTTGAAACTTCGTTACACATTCTTTGAAGTGACTTGCTGGCATATTAGCTTAGCCTCAACATGTTAAACTAAAATTTCAAACTGAGGCTGTAATATGCCGATAATATGCTTTTGTTTTCGtattaaaatgtttgaaatttcATAGTTTTTTCTCAACTTGAGAGTCTCATTGTAGGCGGAAGCGGTTGTTTCATAACTTTAAGatcaaaaatatgaacaaaacatCTACAAAAATAATCTGACATAGTTTTATTAACACTAAGATGAGTTTGCGTCAGTTACAAATTTTACCTCTTTCACCATCTTCaatgaaaacaacaactttCCATCTTTATCAACTGGCCAATCACGCACGGGGTCAGTAACAACTAAAGGCCAATCAGCATAGAGAAATTCATCTGTAACCATGGTAGTATTGACGTTGTATAATCGTTCCAGGTCTCCTTCGTCCATCTGCAGCGGGAGTTCTTTGCAAGCGCCACAATCTTCTTCGCTTAATTTTTTCTCCGGTAAATAGGGATTGTTGATCAGGCAGTCTTCTTCGTAAAGTCCTGTCCAATCCCACCAAGGTATCGTCTAAACACAAACAACACAGCATGAGGGAAAGCGAGTTTTGGCAAATACAGCAGAGCAGAAATGACCATTTACTTACGCCGGATCTGTGTAGAAATTTTTACTAGGAATATTTTATCCAACATTCCAATCATTATTTTCCGAAAACATACCACTTTCCTCAATATATTACTTTAACTTAAACCAATAAGAGACAACGTTCTTTTATAAAAAGTCAGCCAAAAAGAAACTTAGCACTAGTCCGCCAAACATTTGAACCAAAAAGTTTATACTAAAAGGTTTTCATTGACAATTacaacattttataaaacattttaaagcacTCACAGGTTAGCTAAGAAACTCGTGAACTTTTTAAACTTTGGAGAAAAATTCTGTCAAAGCTTTCTTCGATAAAAGGAAAACTTTCTTGTTAAAGCGTCATACGCCGCGTTTGCACGAAAATAACAAGATGAATTCTTACCTTGACACTGAGCAATCTCATGTGCACATTGACCATTTTATTAGAAGTTGGCCAACCATAAAGTATCGCGACTACGCCAAATAAAACAGATAACTTAAAAAGAGACCTCGATGACCCAACTGCTATACGAGTTACAAGCGGTTCTTGTTTTCCAAGTAAAGGAGTCAAACATGTCTTCATTTGATTGGTGGAGAAACCTTTGGATATGCAAAACTTGTATAAACTTTGTGCATCGTTTTCAAGCAATTGCAATCTCTTTTTGTAAGATAGATCTTGAGATTCAGGATTGGCATCTACGATGGAGGGACAGTCGGTCATTTTCTCAATTTTGTAATTTATCGTAACTAAAAAATGAAGGCGATAATTTAAAAGACACGCATTCACTGCAAAAACATTTACTTTGTCACCTTTTAAAATTTCCCTCTTTCCTGAACAATCTATTTCATATCAGCAAAAATCAACAAACCGATTTCTTaattatacttaaaaaaaaatacatttcatgggtatttatttttgcgaatttgaCGAAAATTCACGAAATtgccgcgaaaattaataccagTGCTAGAATTGTAACTATTTTACCTAGCGTTTTCACAATTTTGATTTGGGTAACACAGACAACGTAAACTACTAAAAATGAGATTCGAATGGAATGAACAATTTCAGCTCAATTGAAAAGACTAACATAATGGAAAAACCAGTGTATATCAAAGTAATTTAATTACACATTCTTTTACTTGTGTTATCTTgttgtcaaaataaaataaaatcctaATCTTTTAAACATTTATCGTAAATACTATAAACCACGAGGTCTTTCTCtggttaataaaaaataaacaaattctaTCGAAGCAGTCCAACCGATTGCCGAAAACGACAATCTGGTAAAAATTGGCATTTTtatgaaatatcaaaaactAGTCGTTACGTCACGCTCTGTCACGTGGTGTGTGTTtagcaattatttttgttattttttgttattattttgttaattattttttgcactAGCAAGACTTTATCCGTAGCTTAATTACGCCAATACTTATGGGTAGTAATTTTTATGTGGTCGCATCACACGTCAGATATCTAAGAGAGTTTGACCACTaacatttcaaaaattgttCTATTAAAGCAGACATAATATTGGCCAACGAGATACTTGAAGTAAGACAACATTTTAAGGTGTAACGATGGAGATTTTTGttagttttcattttaaaagaaatcaataATGATGCTTGAAGAGGTGTATAGGAAGGGCGTAATTTTCGTAAATTTTAGTTTAAAAGACAACCAAGGTAAAAACactaaaacacaaaataatccttttgataaataaaacgtttaactttttaaaagtaaCCATTGGTGATTAAAGTTTGCGAGAGACAAAATCAACGACAGCAGCTTTCGTTAAAACACCTTCTTTCGATGAATCAAGATCTAAATCTAAGTTCTCCTCCCACTTCCAGTAAAAACGCGAACTGACGCAATATTTGACGTCACTTAAAGAATCTTTGGGAGGCTCAAACAGAGATTTATTTCCATGTGGATTGTAAAAATAGAACCTCTTGTTTGAACGACTAAACTGCAGGTGCCACGGTTCTTTCACACGCCGAATCAAGTACAAACCAGTAGGAACGAAATATTTGTCCTCCTCCACGTTGCTGCACAACTTCCTCTCCATTCCTCTTTTCATGTGTTTCACCTGTAACGCGTCGAGGACTTCGCTCATTTCAATCATTGCAAAGAATTGTTTCACGCGCACGCGAATAACATCCGGTCGGCATGGCTTGGAAAGCGCTTTGGCAAATCCATCCGCGTACTTGATACGTTCACTAAATGGTTTATCTCCAACGTACTCTCCTCCAAGGTAGTGCACATCCAAAATATGCACAGCCATCACTCTTCGCTGGCCTTTGCCATCTCCTTTTAATTCGAACACGAGCTCTGCGTCGAGAAGGGTAAAGCGGGGCAGCTCCAAATTCATTTTATCAAGTCGCTTCCACGCTGGATCAAATTGGTCACGTGGATTCCACTTATACACCGACTGTCTACCCAAACTAAACAGATACACGCGGTCTCCACCTGAGAAGGTACATTTGTAGTCATGAATACTCTTTATTTGATGGACACTCTCCTCCGTTAAAAACGTAGGCTGTTTTCTCATCCAATCTGTAGCTGCATGTTTAATCAATTTTTCGAATTGCGTCTCTGGATCGTTTCTTATCACATTCGAACGCGCTTCAGAAGGAATGGTCCATGCTGCTAGGCATTGCTTCCGAACTTCACCCTGGTCTTGACCAACTAAGGTAGTGTTCTGAACATAAGTTGCCAACTTTCGTAAACCGAGAATTTGTCTGGCACCAATTGTATTGTTCGAAGTGAAAATATATTCATAAAACTCTTTATCGTCTCTCATAAGGGAGACTGGGACGATTTCTCTGATATCTATATTGCTTCCTTTcagtccgttaattcgaatgttTACATCGAACAGATAGTCGTATATCGGTTGAGAATCCTTGCGTAAACTTTTACACACAATGTATCTTTCAGAATTTGCTGGACGACTGGTCACTGGTTTAAATATGCATACTCTCTCAAAAGCTCTGTACATGAGATACACCAAACCAACACTGAACGGGGTAAAGATGTCAAAAAGTTTGCATATAAAATGTCCGCCAGGACGAAGAGTCCCTAAAGCGCATATAAATTGTCCTAGGTATAGTTGCTTTGATAATATTTCCTGAATATTTTCTTGTCCTTCTACAGAAAATCCACCATCAGCCATCACAAAATACAGGCCAATACCGTCCGAATTTTCCAACACGTACTCCCTGAAAGCAGTCAAATTTTTGTCTTTGAAGATGTCTCCATCTCCGTTATATCCTTTCTCTCCATAATGACAATCAAAAGTTTCAGGTGTGCCAGCAATAAAATCATCAAGCTTAAAGTCGTTCGCCCAATCAGCTCTCAGCGTAAATCCAAATCCTTTTGCGTGCCATTTCTTTCTCCACAATATATATTCCGAAAATCCACCCGGACCAGCACATATATCAGCAA
This window contains:
- the LOC130644220 gene encoding uncharacterized protein LOC130644220 — protein: MTDCPSIVDANPESQDLSYKKRLQLLENDAQSLYKFCISKGFSTNQMKTCLTPLLGKQEPLVTRIAVGSSRSLFKLSVLFGVVAILYGWPTSNKMVNVHMRLLSVKTIPWWDWTGLYEEDCLINNPYLPEKKLSEEDCGACKELPLQMDEGDLERLYNVNTTMVTDEFLYADWPLVVTDPVRDWPVDKDGKLLFSLKMVKELYTTNPSLVEGSELDTCEFFSTMEESKNIYDYIKALNEDTLPTKYHVAWENCQPSAAKVFRLYTKRPYFLPAMAESSKSNQIIVAKGDFDGDVFHIPQQVDSASWIVVLTGRMMIHLVPHEECNSYNCKEVSFVLSAGEAMLVSTRIWTINYSPSTDDVTLAFSSTVVWDDV
- the LOC130644218 gene encoding cap-specific mRNA (nucleoside-2'-O-)-methyltransferase 1-like, with the protein product MDRKRHLSSTGSSSSDDFSSSDNHSPTKKGHSSFIKARKYESQQEDNLSSDGQLPTKKARHEFDEAPSSSSESSSGAPLYSSFAQKMMAQMGYKKGKGLGKNETGRVDIVEASNQRGRRGLGLKLKGLEAKTALSWDEEEEILVRQEPDWIPTKDQAIPALDELNSYITMTERKETIDDEFEFCEPEILTSILESKNIFDNLGGDEFLKARFRANPYETIRGAIFQNRAAMKMAEVDASFDYMFTNHPDRNEKDPTNLLYFADICAGPGGFSEYILWRKKWHAKGFGFTLRADWANDFKLDDFIAGTPETFDCHYGEKGYNGDGDIFKDKNLTAFREYVLENSDGIGLYFVMADGGFSVEGQENIQEILSKQLYLGQFICALGTLRPGGHFICKLFDIFTPFSVGLVYLMYRAFERVCIFKPVTSRPANSERYIVCKSLRKDSQPIYDYLFDVNIRINGLKGSNIDIREIVPVSLMRDDKEFYEYIFTSNNTIGARQILGLRKLATYVQNTTLVGQDQGEVRKQCLAAWTIPSEARSNVIRNDPETQFEKLIKHAATDWMRKQPTFLTEESVHQIKSIHDYKCTFSGGDRVYLFSLGRQSVYKWNPRDQFDPAWKRLDKMNLELPRFTLLDAELVFELKGDGKGQRRVMAVHILDVHYLGGEYVGDKPFSERIKYADGFAKALSKPCRPDVIRVRVKQFFAMIEMSEVLDALQVKHMKRGMERKLCSNVEEDKYFVPTGLYLIRRVKEPWHLQFSRSNKRFYFYNPHGNKSLFEPPKDSLSDVKYCVSSRFYWKWEENLDLDLDSSKEGVLTKAAVVDFVSRKL